From Brassica oleracea var. oleracea cultivar TO1000 chromosome C3, BOL, whole genome shotgun sequence, a single genomic window includes:
- the LOC106333812 gene encoding polyprenol reductase 2-like — translation MELGIWIVWLVRAPWIAAILLMVIASIPSSKLRLFHELVWSITGRGKILPPSSSQKWTVPQKYFAHFYVFGVAWTTLLLAITWMHAFKMAPLSSEEFMFSRYLTGGYHVESQFKVRRAVFLLLLMEIQVLRRLIESFYVFKYSPSARMNILPYLGGLYYYAAAPLSLCVNLVAGFISKGKDHISSSEFDLLSFLSPLMNLGWCQLIGGAIFLWGWLHQRRCHAILGSLRKSPSQAKEYIIPHGDWFDIVSSPHYLAEIVLYVGLLIASGGTDITVWLLFGSVVGNLSLSAGETHRWYLLKFEHYPANRNAIFPYVY, via the exons ATGGAACTAGGGATATGGATTGTTTGGTTGGTTAGAGCCCCTTGGATTGCTGCCATACTTCTTATGGTGATTGCTTCCATACCAAGTTCCAAGCTGAGATTGTTTCATGAACTCGTTTGGAGTATCACTGGTAGAGGAAAGATTCTTCCTCCCTCGTCTTCTCAG AAATGGACTGTTCCTCAGAAATACTTTGCTCACTTCTATGTCTTCGGAGTGGCATGGACAACTCTCTTGCTAGCCATCACTTGGATGCATGCTTTCAAAATGGCGCCTTTATCGTCTGAGGAGTTCATGTTTTCAAGATACTTAACCGGAGGTTATCATGTTGAGAGTCAGTTTAAAGTGCGGAGAGCAGTGTTTCTACTTCTTTTGATGGAAATACAAGTTCTGAGACGCCTTATAGAGTCATTCTATGTGTTCAAGTATAGCCCTTCTGCTCGGATGAACATTCTTCCTTATCTCGGCGGATTATA TTACTATGCAGCAGCGCCTTTATCACTCTGCGTCAATCTAGTGGCTGGGTTCATTTCTAAAGGGAAAGACCATATCTCATCCTCTGAGTTTGATTTATTATCATTTCTAAGCCCTCTGATGAATCTTGGATGGTGCCAGTTGATTGGTGGAGCCATTTTTCTCTGGGGATGGTTACATCAGCGGCGCTGCCATGCAATTCTC GGATCTCTCCGGAAAAGTCCTAGCCAAGCGAAAGAGTACATAATACCACACGGAGACTGGTTTGATATTGTCTCTAGTCCACATTACTTGGCAGAAATC GTTTTATACGTGGGTTTGCTGATTGCGAGTGGAGGAACAGATATAACTGTCTGGTTACTCTTTGGTTCCGTG GTTGGGAATCTATCATTATCGGCTGGAGAAACTCACAGGTGGTATCTCCTCAAGTTTGAGCATTACCCGGCAAACAGAAATGCCATTTTCCCTTATGTTTACTAA
- the LOC106332813 gene encoding auxin-induced protein 15A-like, which produces MAIPKKSTKLSQTTMLRHILKRCSSLGKKNGGGGYEEYDLPLDVPKGHFPVYVGKNRSRYIVPISFLTNLDFQCLLRRAEEEFGFDHDMGLTIPCDELFFQDLTSVIR; this is translated from the coding sequence ATGGCCATCCCCAAGAAATCTACAAAACTTTCTCAAACAACAATGCTTAGGCATATTCTGAAGAGATGTTCGAGCTTGGGAAAGAAGAACGGAGGAGGAGGATATGAAGAGTATGATCTCCCACTTGATGTACCAAAGGGACACTTCCCTGTCTATGTAGGAAAAAATAGGAGCAGATACATAGTTCCTATATCTTTTTTGACCAATCTTGACTTCCAATGTCTCCTTAGAAGAGCTGAGGAAGAGTTTGGTTTTGATCACGACATGGGTCTCACCATTCCTTGTGATGAACTCTTCTTTCAAGATCTGACTTCCGTGATCCGATGA